The DNA segment CGTTTTCTACTTTTCATAAGTAGCCATCTGAACAATGAATTATATTGTGCCTGCAATCGTTTATAATCTTGTTATATTGGTTATTAATGATGCAGGAAACTGGATATTTAATGAGTTATATCAAAGAATAGAACTTGGTTTCTTATTTAGAAATGAGGTTAATAAACCCCAATTATGAGGACACTGCAAAACTTTGAGTGTTCGTGCCTCTCAATGCCAAGAGGTCCCAATTCTCTCACAAAATATTACAAGATGATCTCTTTTTCCACCTCACCTCGAATATATATAGGTGACATGCCCTCTTGAACTATCTTACCTTACTAACCTAATGTCCTTAAGTACTAATGGAGCTATCTAACAAACGTTTTCCTATTTCTtgtattaaaatcttaaaagaaagaCACAATGCTATTATTCTGTGTTTGGGATGTTTTTAGTTAGTGTTCAGAATTGATTTATGTTATATGCTTAATTGTAGCGTGAAGATTGGAGACAGCGCCCTCTCTCAGCAGAAATGGTACATTATGCCCGAACAGATGCACACTTTCTGTTGTATATTGCGAATTGTCTGATCAATGAACTCAAACAACTGGACAACGGTATTCATTCTTGTCTTATATGAGGAAAGTGAGAAAAGATAGAAACGAAAAGAAGTTCTGATAAAtgctaaccattttatttaatacccaaaaactttcaaaatctACCTCATCAAGCACTTgttccttttatattttgaaggaaaacattaatttatatctgAAACATGCAAGATCTGCAACAAATGATTATGGTATGGCCTTAGCATTGTTTCATTTTGACCAGATAACTTTGATGAATTAACTGAAGAAATAAGTTTGATATTTGTCACTTCTCATCTCAACAATTTCTTAGGACGTCATGTTAATGTTGTTGGgtctaaattctaaatttattattatgtcaGAAAACTCTAGTTCCAGTGACAAATTCCATTTTGTTCTTGAGGCTAGTCGGCGTTCAAACATGATATGTTTACAACTTTTCACAAAGGACATTGAAGCATATCCTGGGGAATCTTCTGCATTATCATTATTTTCGCGTCAAGTGTGCAGTCATGGTTCTACGTCTATATCAAATGAAACCCAGGTTTGCTGCTTCCTGTTCAGATTTGAAGTATTGTGAGTGGTCAAATTGATACACTGTTCTAATGTGATCTTCTGATTATGGCTTTAGAATATTGTGAGGCAACTATGCGCATGGAGAGATCTGATGGTGAGTTATGATATATAAAGGATCCTTAATTTTAGATGCAATTATAgaatagttttataaatattactatgACTATCAGTCTTTCTtaactttctttagtttaaaTACTGCTTTAGTTTGCACATTATGAGATGGAGCATAAATTCATTCTGTGCTCGTAGTCATTTGAGAGATCtcgtcatttttttttttcaaaatgtggcaacattttttatgttgtctggcaaaataaaacttattttaataatggacTAAAAAAAGAATACATTGAGAATTGGTTTTCTGGTATGTTGAAAATACTTGATATATTCAGTTAATTACTGGTGGGTTAATTTTATAAGTCTATTATATATAGCCATAGAAATATTTAGGTTTAAGTTCATTTCTGCCATAGTATATCCAAAAAAGAAATCTACAAAACTAACGTTGTGATGGATTTGACTTATTTTGGAGAATAATCCTTCTTTTGCTAACTTTAGTTTTTTGGGggaaaaaaactattattttctcataaaaaagGGTTTCCAAGCATGTGCTtagttaaaatgaaataaatttataaatgaagaTTATGTAGCTTGTTGTACAAATTTTGATGTAGTGCTGAAAATATTCTATTTGGTGCCAAAAAATTGTTAGTAACATGAGTTGATTATTCTGTGGCATGTCCTTCAGGCTCGTATTCATGATGAGAGCTTAAAATATGTACTCTCAGACCAGGCAATTGTTGCTTTGGCAAGTCAGCCTTCAGCTAGTTACTCTGAAATACACAAGATCATAGCCCAGGCTGACATCAATGTGGAAATGGGTGTGAACTCTTTCATCATTTCCTCATCTCCTGTTGTTTGCAGTCACCTCAGTGATATCTATCATATGCTTGCAAACAAGTTggttaatgatgatgatgatatttatTCAGTGATTCTTCAGAAGTGTATAGGTGAAAATGGGAGTTGTCCgctttcaatatttaattatgcTTTGTTGATAAACAGTAATCTAAGACCTAATTTAGCCCATAAGCAACTGGGCCCAAAGAGTTCTAAACAATATTCTCGGAAGGCTTCTCGAGATTTGTTTGTTCAAAAGTTCTCTTGTAAATCTCCTGTTTATCACAATTGCCGGATATTTGCTAATGATGGGAGGCTACTTTGTTATTGTGACGAGAAGAAGCTTAAATGGTTTGTGCACTTCATTTTTTCCTATGTTTTAGACTAAGTTTCTGTTGGTTTATCTTAGATTAATATTTAGATTTCCAGGTATCTTAGTCGGGATCTTGCAAAACTTGTTGATGACGATCCCCCAGCTATAATGCTTCTTTTTGAACCCAAAGGCCGCCCAGAAGACGAAGACAATGACTTCTATATCCagagcaagaaaaatatatgtgtTGGATGTGGTGAAGGAAATCACTATTTACGATATCGAATCATCCCATCTTGTTACAGAATACATTTCCCTGAGCATTTGAAAAGCCATCGTTCTCATGATATTGTCCTACTTTGTGTGGATTGCCATGAGGTCGCACATGCCGCAGCAGAAAAGTACAAGAGAAAAATAGCTGCTGAATTTGGGATTCCTCTCTACCTTCGGAGGGTAGTTCATCCAGGTCAAAAGactaaaaaacaaattgaagagaGTGGTGTATCTCCATTACAGTTACGAACAGCTGCTATGGCTCTTTTACGCCATGGACCAAGAATGCCTCTCAATCGCCGAGAAGAACTGACTGAGGTTTGCTTGTATTTGTGTTGTTATTTTGGTTGCTTTGACACAGTTATTGACTATTGTAGTTGTCCACATGATGAAATTCTATTCAGTAGtttcaaataaactaaacttTGTTAGAGATAGCCAAGTTAAGTTGATCTGTTTAAGGAATTCTTTGCAGATAGATTAGATGCATCATACCTATAAAATATGGGTTCTACATTATACTTCTGTAGTGATTATCATTGTTAGTTATTTGTTAATTTACATGCAGATTATAAAGAGATATTATGGAGGAAGGGACATATCTGACGAAGATCTAGAAAGAGCTTTGCAAGTTGGCATGACGCCTCATGAAAGAAGACGATTTGAGAAGAAGAGAgggttttcttttaaacattctACAGGGAGTACTGCTACAGTGCCAGAACAGAATAATCATATTGGTTGCTCACCCAGAATGAGTAATGTGGATGACTTAAAAACTGATGTTCATGATGGCTCATATGAAAATGAAGTAGATACGGAGCTCTTTATGAGAAAAGATGATTTTAGAAACTCCACTTCAGCTTCTGATCTTACAGTTAACGGACCTGACTCTGCAGCTTTGAATGAAGATGAGATTACAGTTGCAACTGCAGATTGCAATGAAGGCGGTGACTCTGCTACTGTAAATGTTGATAACAGCTGTCGGAACAGAACACAAACAAATGGACTTGGTGACTTGTCTTGTTCTCCCAATGATGAAAAATCTATACATACCGAACATAATTCAAAACTCTCTCTCTTGGGACATGGACCTCATGGGAAACAAGTTGTAGAACATTTACTGAGGGAGTATGGTGAAGATGGCATTCGAGAGTTTTGTCAGAGATGGAGACAAGTATTTGTGGACGCTGTAAAACCACGTTTTCTTCCTGGTGGTTGGGATGTAAAACACAGGTATGCTATGATTATACGTTCTTCTATCTTTCTAACCACGAGTTGTCATCCTTATGCTGGTCATTCATGCTCAATGAACATCTATCTCATATATTCAATATACCTTTTGAGGCATATTGATATCGAATTTGTGTTACAAGAACATAAATTATACTCCTCcttaaaaaaactgaaagaaTATAAACAAGTCATTTTCTAGTTGGTGCAGAAAAGACTAATTATTTAAGATCCGAAAAAAAGAGGCTAGTTTTAGTTTCATACATCATACATTGCGAATATAATTACATTCAAAATTCGTCATCACATTATTTTGACAGCCATCTaatctatttatttacttttaacttaGTTCAGTTTCCAAGGTAATTGATGATGCTTAAAATCGTCCTTAATATATCTTGTTAATATCCCAAAATCTTTATAGGTTATTTTTACTGTCTATTAGGTAGTTATTTGCAGTACACTTGTAATATTGATGTGTATAGAAACTGAGTTTATCATTCCTTTCCTCGAGGCTTTGATTTTGGACACTATTTTTGCCAGTGGAAGAAGGGACTTCGGGGAGTTCAGTGTGTACAAACCTGACAAGAGAGCAGCTTCAGCCACTGCAGAGTAGTTACAGTAACCTGAATGTTTTTTGTACTTCAATGCCGTCAGAAGCTATTTGATAGacgttaatttcatttttttgttgattttactATTTGAAAACTCCGAGTACTTTCGCCTTTTTGTATTGTAACGATAGCAAAAGTAACTTTCAAGGACATTTTTGCCATGCTCTAATTATTCGAACACGAGTTTACAAAAGCAACAACGTTGTGACATGTTTTCCGAGCATAACCTGCATTTAAACGCCTTGAGCGATTAAATGAAAAACCAGAAGCAAATTCTAAGAGAAAGAACCATCTTTAGCCATTCCAAGCCCATCCATCAGCGGCTAAAGCATTAAAAAGGATCCGCcccttttatttgaaaaaaaaaaatcccattttctactttacaaactttaaaaTTAGGGTAGAAAGTATATTGACTGAATATAacgtttattttcatttgtttttctttccttataaaacaattttctttatatatgaaGAAAAACCGATACGTAATAAAAGATAGTAGAgaataaatgaatgaatattcacgattaaaattagaattaaatgcAACTCGAAAGATACTCGACTAAAATTAGATTATGGGTGGATTGTTACATCTGCCATTTTGTTTAGTGATATAGAAATGAGCATGCTCTTGTTCTGTTCCAATAGACTCATTTTTCTTATCtattctttttcatatatttattttggcAGGAATGAATAAAAGGCTTTAGGCTTCAGATTGTAGCGGATGAATACAAAATTTTAGTTAGTATTGTGCATGAAAATTCGACAACCTGGCAGCTAAAAAGACACTTTAGATAACATGTAGGCGAATAATTCATTTCATTAGGAGAGCACTTAAATTTTGCAAATAAATATCTTCCAATATTGATGTTAGTCTGACATCCATATTCGGTTACAAAATTTGTGTATAAAACAAGAATCCACTTTTGTCCACCTAACGAGCAAAAAAGCCCTCGGTAGTGAGCATAAGATTAAAGGATAAACGATTGTCCGCTCCATCAAGCCCTTATATCTTCTTCTTATATAAATCTATGCCAGAACCATTAAAAGTTATGTTGAGAATACGAAATTGAACCATAGTAAAAAAACAGCAACTACTACCATGACAAGCAGTTATAGTGACAACAGCTGTGATTTGTGGTCAATGCCGTTGAATATGTAGGTTCCGGACATTGGTACGAATTGCTTTGTTATGAGCTGCGAGAAACATAAATCAAATGATTCCTAAATCAAATACAATATTATTCTTAAAAGGgacaaacaaaattaacttCCTCTGTTAGAACATTCATTTAAGACGATTTTGGAACACAATGACTACCTGAAACTACAAAATCCCATTTTCATACGGTGAACGACAGCCTCGATTCAAATGCATCGGGAGGAACGTTTAATCGAAAAACTGATTTTCCAAGACGATAATAATATCAACAGGAAACTTCATCCACTATAAATGTGGGCCATATGCACACCACATATTTTTTGTGTAGTCCAGagcttttataaaattattgcCATGTTAATGCCCAAATCCACAATCGTAACTCTTGGActccattttattttcttaaaacaccTAAGATTTTGGTTTTATGTATACGGGAACAggtaattgataaaataatgaattggGGTCCAGTGAATAGGACATTGAGCAGGAATGAGGATACTGCTTTCTGGTTTTGTATCTGAATCTGGATACACAATACCCGGCCAAGACGGGCCATGATCATTGGGCATTGAACGCCTTATGATGAATTGTGTTGGaacaaagaaatttttttataaaacctcCCTCGCTCAAGCAGAGATCATTTCAAAAGATGGGAAAATACAACAAAAGGCCGAGTTTATCTGACTTATTTTTAAGCATGTAAATGTGTATTTAGTGTCTCCTGTGTTAACTTCCATGGCTTCGGTTAATGGAAGATAAAATGTGACTGGACCAAGACGAGGATGTAAAATTTTCTGACTACAGGCTAAGAAAACAACCCAAGACGATAAAAAGCTTGCAAACAAGACTTTTCAGGATGAACTAGAATAGCTAACCTTGATCACTTCTTGCGATGCAATTCCTCCAACCAAAGCAGCAACAGCATGAAGCTCTGCAGCACCAAAGCGACACATCTCGTTGATAAGGTCCTCAGCCAAAGTGGCCCCATTGCATCCCAAGTCATTAAGTAAGCCGATTGCTGTGCTCTTTAATCGAGGTATATCCTCGTCCATGGCACTTCACGACAATCAACGAATAAGTAAAAGCCAATCTCAGAAATAGGTTCCATTATAAAACAGGAAAATATTGAGATTTTAGACCCTGAACAGTGTGAAGCATCAATACCTGTCAAATTGGCCGGGAAAACTATTGTAATTGGCAGAAAACCGGTCAGCCGCTCGAAGCAAAATATAAATTCCCATGGCAATGCTGTAAACACAAAAAGCAGCTTTTCAGCAAAAACAAATTTCCACAGATTAATTTGTAATATGAAAACCATCCAGAAACATAATCTATAAAATGAACATAACCTGGAATCCTCATCAGTTAAGTACTTCTGTAAATCAGGTAAGTTTGGAGCATTAAACTCATCTTCAATTAGACGGTACCTGCAAAcctacaaaatgaaaattaagatCTGTACAGAAGACTTTGCAGGCATGTTCAATCGTGCAATTTGTCATATGCAATTCAAAATCAGTGACTCGGCAAGATGGACAGATGGCATCAGATCCGAATGATAAGGAAAATGAGGCAAAGAATGCAACCCACGTGACAAGAAAGAGTGACtgtatcaaaaagttgttaaaggtgaagagaaaatgaggaataaaaggaaaaggagaTGGGCAGAGGAAGGGGTTGAACCTTGGCAACGTCTTCCCACTACTGGATTTTTCTGTCATGAAATCCTTCTTTCCCTCTGATAGACTTCCCTTCTATTTCTGTTTTGTCACTTTTATGAAATAGTGGAATAACGATTGTATTGATACTCACTTGACTTAATACAATCTTCTTTTCCTTATCTGCTGCCTTTAATGTTTTGGGGTTCATAACACAATTGCACTACATACTAGACAAGGGGGGGGAAAGAAGCTTTGAGGGAGAAATAAACATTTGCAATCATAGACACAGAATATACCCAACTTCCATGATTCATTAAGAGCAATAATGATAGAAATAATACTCTACCATTAACAAGAACTTGGTGGAATTTTCAATCGATCTTTTTGgtcccaaaaaaataaatagtgtaAAATTTTGAATGTTCATTCTACAGAgctacaaattaaaaaaaaaaaaaaatagccaCATTCTTAGAGTGTAAGGAAAATTGGGTCATAGAGTGGAACCAGAATGAGCAGTGATGGAATTAAATAGAACCTAACTAATACTTAATTCATTTTGAGCCAgcttaaaaaattttaatctaacTAAATTAGATTATTGCAGCAAACGGATGAAAGCAAATAAGCTGCCCTTCGAAGAATTCCTTAGAAGCATTCGCTTAATCTAACTTGCACAATAAAGAGCATGTGTAGGTTATACATCatcttatttcatttaaaagacAGTGAGGTATACCACATGAGTAAAATCCACAATAGTTAAGACTTTTCCAAGAAAAGAATGCCAAGCTCTTTAAATTAATAGGTTCTAATAGAGAAGTTAGACAAGGAAGCCtctgaaaaagttaaaatacataagttgattttaactCATACATGAGAAATATAGTCAATTTACTTCTTGgattcattttatatttctctCTAGAAAGTGCTTGTTATGAAGTTTATTTAAACTAGCCAACTGTCCATTATATATAGATAAGCAAAGACCTCTTAAGACGGTGATGTGATAACTAGACAGATTGAAGcaaatcatcattcaaaaatATGGAAATCATTCACAATCATTATTAGCTATATAAATTGAATCTGATCTGAAAGTTCACAAGCTTACTTTGAGTTTTCTTGCATTTTTACAGAAGCTTTTAATCGTTGACCTTGGAATGCTATTTGAATCTCTACCAATCTTCTTCAATATACCTCTCGCTACACGTTCTATTACAAGAAAATCAGCCTCAGCTTTGGCGTGATAGATATTCTGCAAATTCACATATTGCCTGCAGGAACATCAAGATATCTCAGGTAAATAAACTAACTGTTCAAAAGGAAAGAACCAGAGATATTTGGCTGAAACTATATGCATGAAGACAGCACAGAAATTGATTTAAGtttattatgttaattagaAAAAAGTAGAGGATATATTATTTCCTCTAAATTAGAGATCTTGTTGCCCATACACtgctataaaataaatataaatattctatcATGATTTTTCAACActaataatcattattttttagagaaaataaaaattgctcTGAAAATATGTAAAGCTTTTGGCTAATTACTCAGTGGAAGAAGTCATATCCGGTATAGATCCTTCAAGAGGTGCCTCCCCGCCCCCTTCATTTGCAATGAAATCCTGCAAAAGGGTGAGAAATGTACCATCAAATCACCAAAGTATAGGCAATCAATCAAGATCACCCGCACAAATAACAGTTGTCTCACAGCAGTAAATTACGACAAACTCACAGGTAACAACTTTCTGTTACTACTCCAGCTATCAATTTCACAAGTTCTAACTAATTACCATccaataaaaaacattataattttaaatatataagattttCTCCACATCAAGTGAAGCAAAGCCGGTATTGCAATGACAGAAGCACCAACCTTCAGAGCTGCCACCAATACCCAAAAATCTGACGAATTAGAATCTACTTCAGCAGCACTATCATTTAGTATCTGTTGCAACTCCATACCTATGAAAGTACACaacattagaaaataaatcatattttttattgggCTGCAGAAGTAAATGCTCATACAATAGCTAAGTATTCTAgttttagatgaaaataattatttttttattgaaaaaaaatgaaaacaagaaaagcaaTTCACATTACACCACCCTTAACTGGTAAGGACACATTCTTCATAGCAAGCAGTGTATGGATTTGTCATTTTTCATAGCGGAAGAATTTTCCAACAAACAAGTTTATAGTAACTTCATTGCAAAACTCAACATATAGATTTTTGGAACCTTAATATAGAAcacttgaaatttaaaaaattaaacaattttcttttgttttattcttgtCCCGCCTCCAAGTATAGTGTCAAATTTAAACCTACAAGCtctaaaaaaaatccataatcATGCTCCTTATCCAATAAAGCAAAAGGACAGAGAGAGATTCTTGAAATCAagattaaaaatggaaaaaagttaaaataactcaatctaaaattatttacttactaATTCCTCGGGGAGCAAATACTTTGAATGATGAATCAATAGCCTCTTTATAATTATCCTCATCTTGTGCAACCATCCCAGCCTTAAGAAGCTCCTACATAGTTCACATCCAAAGCTAATCATATAACAAGAACAACAGTAGATAAAAAGACTAAATGATTAAACAACAAACCTTGAactccttcttttcttctctagTCGATGGAAGCCTACCACCATGGCTTTTTGCCCACTCGTCAGCCATCTTGACAAGAATGACAACATATGGTATGTGCTTATGGACCACAGGATCTTGAACATTCAAATCAATGTCATCAGCAAATCTGTACATAagcatgaaataaaaattaaagtgaaacTGGGGAACATGTCTATGGTCTCAGCTTTTCGAGAATTACTTAGGTTGACAGGACTAGTGACATTGATGAAGGAAAAACCAGATCTTACTATACAAGCACACGAAATGAGCAGTAAAATGAACAAGGGTCCAACCTAGTGGAGTCCAGGAAGGGCACATGTAAACAGCCTTCACCCCAATACTGGAGACTCTGGAGGCTATTTCCACGATTTGAGCTCATGACCTCCTGGTCATACAGCAGTAACCTTACCATTGCACCAAGGGCCAAGGCTTGCCCTTATCTTAGCATAGAAAAAAATTAGCCAAAGAAAGATAAAACTACTCTATACCTCTTGAGTTCAGGCCAAGGGTTATTTAAACGTAGATCATCCAAGAAATGTTCAGGCTTTGACTCAATCACATCATGTTCCTAATAAAGCCAACAAAAAGTGCTATTAAACCAAAGCATGCAAATTGTGTTGATGCTCACAGAAACACAAATGCTTTAACAAAGGTATTTTCGCTTTTGTAGTTCATGCATatgaatagaaaacaaaatttagctGCAGTCAATATATTGCAATCCCAGCCACTATTTCCCTTCTCTTCTTAATTCCATTTTCCAAATGGCcacattcaattatttttaaattcatgacAAGTCAAATATTAGATCAAAGTTAAATTggtgataaaattaatatgtcATTTCCCCAGGCGTCATATCATTCCTTGAACCTGtaacattgtaaaatataatgaatttaaaattgtccATTTACTTAATTACCTTCACACTAATTCGAACAAACCCTGTAAGGCCATAGGAGCGAGCAAAGATCAAAATCACATTTGCCTCCCTGCAGATTCGGTCAAGCTTAATCATTGAATATTCCACGAGCTGAAAATTTATCAAAGATAAAGATTAcctttatttgaataataaagatatattgTCAATTGATGAATTGATAGCTTTCTTTCAATGAGAAAGTTACACGGAAAATCAGAATTATGAACATAGGCAAACAATTATGTTTGCATACAAACtccaattatttatttcataggAGATGTGCACATTATAGTAGCATACCTGAGTGGCAACGACCAAAGTAAATTGAGAAAAGAATGATGGATTTGTCTCAATCAATGTTTCAGGAGACTCTTCTACAAACTTAGCTTTAACTGCGTCATTCAGCTCTTGAAGAAATGAGCAAACACATTTTGCCTTTGACTTTCCAAGGCTTGACTCGTCCACTACAAGTAAGAGAATAAAATGAGACCAAAAAGAGTTTCAGAAACACATAACCAGTGTACAATAACAAGTTGTACCCAAAAAATTGTTTCCAAGGTCGCCCTCTTCGACTTTAGATCCATCAACTACAGTGATGCTTCCAATCCCACCAAGAACAAGATTCTTCAGTGTTTCAGAACCCGTTGGGCCACAGTTAAGTAAGCAAATACTAGATTTCTCGAGGGCTGCTTGTCCTTGGTCACCCCATATTCtgcattttcaaataaataatgaaatatggATGAGAGATCAAGAGATGTCTCCAAGACTGGCCCCAAAGAAGTTAATAGAAATTGGCAAGACAAGCACAATCTTCTATTTAAATCTTCAATTACTAAAATGACACCATATTTTCACTTCATTTCCTGTTTTTATGTACAAGAGTGAAAaactttctattattttcaGTTTCTATTATTTCGTAtacaaacttaaaatataaaatgaaacatCGTACCTTTTCTCAAACCAAACTACTTTAAGATTCTAATTTCAGATCTAAATACATAAAACACAAGCATACAGACAATATTCACAACAAAGGAAGCACGAGAATGAGAAAAACAGTTCTCTTCCTGCCACTAAAAATCAAAGCATTTCACTAAACATAATGACAACTAGTTTCTGCCTTTTGCAAATTAAAAGCAGCTCCATTCCAAGATGCATCTATCCAAACACAGCAAATTCCATCCGAGTTCATCAATAGTTCActatatttaatcaaatcacCAAACCCTTAACACCGTACCAAAACAAAAACACCAAATGGACCTTCAGCCATAGCACTGTCACACGAATTCACACgccttgaaaaaaaaaaaaaaaaaaaaactccactCGTTCAACTAGTTAACACACGAATCAATTGACGCATACCAcaataagaaaattcaaaactcATACAAAAAAATTAGTTCTCCGCGCCATAGAGTTCGCTAGGTTTTTCAGAGGAACAAGGTTGGGTTAGAGCGAAGTGGAAATTTAGGTAAATGAGAGAATGACGAGAGTACCTGAGTTGGCGATCGTACTTAACCTTAGGTTCTGCCATTGTTGAATTTAGacctttgtttttttctctctcttttttctcactCTTTCAATTGCTATTTGTTTGGTACTTTGGGAGTAGTAGTTTGTTTTGCTTACTCCGAACGCAGTGTATCAGTTTCAGTTTAGTTTGTCGAGTGGAAAAGGGAAACTT comes from the Vigna radiata var. radiata cultivar VC1973A chromosome 2, Vradiata_ver6, whole genome shotgun sequence genome and includes:
- the LOC106776908 gene encoding protein RRP6-like 3 isoform X2, with the protein product MKNRMRVTFTLATVAIAATIISIFLSARRRKKHDSSSSCYLHSEQKPQSAFKRVLSDNSYTQFKHLNNDENASNSHPFEAEITAFLKTPPPEIEFGTVDLEMKDSYVWVHTETQLKELVDALSEERFFAVDTEQHSLRSFLGFTALVQISTVEKDYLVDTIALHDCMGILRPVFANPSICKVFHGADNDIVWLQRDFHIYVVNLFDTSKACELLSKPQKSLAYLLETYCGVTTNKLLQREDWRQRPLSAEMVHYARTDAHFLLYIANCLINELKQLDNENSSSSDKFHFVLEASRRSNMICLQLFTKDIEAYPGESSALSLFSRQVCSHGSTSISNETQNIVRQLCAWRDLMARIHDESLKYVLSDQAIVALASQPSASYSEIHKIIAQADINVEMGVNSFIISSSPVVCSHLSDIYHMLANKLVNDDDDIYSVILQKCIGENGSCPLSIFNYALLINSNLRPNLAHKQLGPKSSKQYSRKASRDLFVQKFSCKSPVYHNCRIFANDGRLLCYCDEKKLKWYLSRDLAKLVDDDPPAIMLLFEPKGRPEDEDNDFYIQSKKNICVGCGEGNHYLRYRIIPSCYRIHFPEHLKSHRSHDIVLLCVDCHEVAHAAAEKYKRKIAAEFGIPLYLRRVVHPGQKTKKQIEESGVSPLQLRTAAMALLRHGPRMPLNRREELTEIIKRYYGGRDISDEDLERALQVGMTPHERRRFEKKRGFSFKHSTGSTATVPEQNNHIGCSPRMSNVDDLKTDVHDGSYENEVDTELFMRKDDFRNSTSASDLTVNGPDSAALNEDEITVATADCNEGGDSATVNVDNSCRNRTQTNGLGDLSCSPNDEKSIHTEHNSKLSLLGHGPHGKQVVEHLLREYGEDGIREFCQRWRQVFVDAVKPRFLPGGWDVKHRL
- the LOC106776908 gene encoding protein RRP6-like 3 isoform X1, with the protein product MKNRMRVTFTLATVAIAATIISIFLSARRRKKHDSSSSCYLHSEQKPQSAFKRVLSDNSYTQFKHLNNDENASNSHPFEAEITAFLKTPPPEIEFGTVDLEMKDSYVWVHTETQLKELVDALSEERFFAVDTEQHSLRSFLGFTALVQISTVEKDYLVDTIALHDCMGILRPVFANPSICKVFHGADNDIVWLQRDFHIYVVNLFDTSKACELLSKPQKSLAYLLETYCGVTTNKLLQREDWRQRPLSAEMVHYARTDAHFLLYIANCLINELKQLDNENSSSSDKFHFVLEASRRSNMICLQLFTKDIEAYPGESSALSLFSRQVCSHGSTSISNETQNIVRQLCAWRDLMARIHDESLKYVLSDQAIVALASQPSASYSEIHKIIAQADINVEMGVNSFIISSSPVVCSHLSDIYHMLANKLVNDDDDIYSVILQKCIGENGSCPLSIFNYALLINSNLRPNLAHKQLGPKSSKQYSRKASRDLFVQKFSCKSPVYHNCRIFANDGRLLCYCDEKKLKWYLSRDLAKLVDDDPPAIMLLFEPKGRPEDEDNDFYIQSKKNICVGCGEGNHYLRYRIIPSCYRIHFPEHLKSHRSHDIVLLCVDCHEVAHAAAEKYKRKIAAEFGIPLYLRRVVHPGQKTKKQIEESGVSPLQLRTAAMALLRHGPRMPLNRREELTEIIKRYYGGRDISDEDLERALQVGMTPHERRRFEKKRGFSFKHSTGSTATVPEQNNHIGCSPRMSNVDDLKTDVHDGSYENEVDTELFMRKDDFRNSTSASDLTVNGPDSAALNEDEITVATADCNEGGDSATVNVDNSCRNRTQTNGLGDLSCSPNDEKSIHTEHNSKLSLLGHGPHGKQVVEHLLREYGEDGIREFCQRWRQVFVDAVKPRFLPGGWDVKHSGRRDFGEFSVYKPDKRAASATAE
- the LOC106776908 gene encoding protein RRP6-like 3 isoform X3; translation: MKNRMRVTFTLATVAIAATIISIFLSARRRKKHDSSSSCYLHSEQKPQSAFKRVLSDNSYTQFKHLNNDENASNSHPFEAEITAFLKTPPPEIEFGTVDLEMKDSYVWVHTETQLKELVDALSEERFFAVDTEQHSLRSFLGFTALVQISTVEKDYLVDTIALHDCMGILRPVFANPSICKVFHGADNDIVWLQRDFHIYVVNLFDTSKREDWRQRPLSAEMVHYARTDAHFLLYIANCLINELKQLDNENSSSSDKFHFVLEASRRSNMICLQLFTKDIEAYPGESSALSLFSRQVCSHGSTSISNETQNIVRQLCAWRDLMARIHDESLKYVLSDQAIVALASQPSASYSEIHKIIAQADINVEMGVNSFIISSSPVVCSHLSDIYHMLANKLVNDDDDIYSVILQKCIGENGSCPLSIFNYALLINSNLRPNLAHKQLGPKSSKQYSRKASRDLFVQKFSCKSPVYHNCRIFANDGRLLCYCDEKKLKWYLSRDLAKLVDDDPPAIMLLFEPKGRPEDEDNDFYIQSKKNICVGCGEGNHYLRYRIIPSCYRIHFPEHLKSHRSHDIVLLCVDCHEVAHAAAEKYKRKIAAEFGIPLYLRRVVHPGQKTKKQIEESGVSPLQLRTAAMALLRHGPRMPLNRREELTEIIKRYYGGRDISDEDLERALQVGMTPHERRRFEKKRGFSFKHSTGSTATVPEQNNHIGCSPRMSNVDDLKTDVHDGSYENEVDTELFMRKDDFRNSTSASDLTVNGPDSAALNEDEITVATADCNEGGDSATVNVDNSCRNRTQTNGLGDLSCSPNDEKSIHTEHNSKLSLLGHGPHGKQVVEHLLREYGEDGIREFCQRWRQVFVDAVKPRFLPGGWDVKHSGRRDFGEFSVYKPDKRAASATAE